One part of the Solanum dulcamara chromosome 8, daSolDulc1.2, whole genome shotgun sequence genome encodes these proteins:
- the LOC129899816 gene encoding secreted RxLR effector protein 161-like, whose protein sequence is MASSTKLHVEATKRVLRYLKGTVNYHVFYERGGTSDLLGFTNSDYAGDMEDNKTTSGYVFMMCGSAVTWSSRKQPIVTLSAMEAFVAAAACACQAIWMRRVLKEISHIQVEGTMLLCDNASTIKLSKNPVLHGRSKHIRVRCNNP, encoded by the coding sequence ATGGCAAGTTCTACGAAATTACATGTTGAAGCAACAAAGAGGGTCTTAAGGTATTTAAAAGGGACTGTGAACTATCATGTATTTTACGAAAGGGGAGGAACTAGTGATTTGTTGGGATTTACCAATAGTGATTATGCTGGTGATATGGAGGATAACAAGACTACTTCAGGCTATGTATTCATGATGTGTGGAAGTGCAGTGACTTGGTCATCTAGAAAGCAACCCATTGTCACTTTGTCAGCCATGGAAGCTTTTGTTGCAGCTGCGGCATGTGCCTGCCAAGCTATTTGGATGAGAAGGGTACTGAAAGAAATCAGTCATATTCAAGTAGAAGGTACCATGTTACTGTGTGATAATGCTTCAACTATAAAGTTGTccaaaaatccagttttacatgGTCGTTCCAAGCATATAAGAGTAagatgtaacaacccctaa
- the LOC129899817 gene encoding thermospermine synthase ACAULIS5-like — translation MENEIVDFLNEPKPMTMEKALPMVDGTWFEEEIDDDLKWSFALKSVLHIGKSEYQDIALLDSKHFGKVLIIDGKMQSAERDEFIYHECLIHPPLLCQPNPKSVFIMGGGEGSAAREALRHKSVEKVVMCDIDQEVVDFCRKHLTANFEAFQNKKLDLVIDDAKAELEKREEKFDVIVGDLADPVEGGPCYQLYTKSFYENILKPKLNDNGVFVTQAGPAGIFTHKEVFSSIYNTIKQVFKYVHAYTAHVPSFADTWGWVMASDQPFCLDAGKLDKKIAERIEGELLYLNGSSFIASTVLNKTVALTLKNETHVYTEEDARFIHGHGINWLKKSIPFI, via the exons ATGGAAAATGAAATTGTTGACTTCTTGAATGAACCCAAGCCCATGACCATGGAGAAAGCTCTTCCTATGGTTGATGGTACTTGGTTTGAAGAAGAGATTGATGATGATCTGAAATGGTCTTTTGCTTTaaagag TGTGCTGCACATTGGAAAAAGTGAGTACCAAGATATTGCCCTCTTGGACAGCAAACATTTTGGGAAG GTATTGATTATAGATGGGAAAATGCAGAGTGCAGAAAGGGATGAATTCATATATCATGAATGCTTAATTCATCCACCTCTCTTATGTCAACCTAA CCCCAAAAGCGTGTTCATAATGGGAGGTGGTGAAGGGTCTGCTGCAAGGGAAGCTCTCAGACACAAATCTGTGGAGAAAGTGGTAATGTGTGACATTGATCAG GAGGTTGTGGATTTCTGCCGAAAGCATCTGACAGCGAACTTTGAGGCTTTTCAAAACAAGAAGCTTGATTTAGTCATCGACGATGCAAA AGCTGAACTGGAGAAAAGGGAAGAGAAATTTGATGTGATAGTTGGGGATTTGGCTGATCCAGTAGAAGGAGGACCTTGTTACCAACTCTATACAAAATCATTCTATGAAaatatactcaagcctaagCTCAATGACAATGGTGTCTTTGTTACTCAG GCTGGTCCGGCAGGGATTTTCACTCACAAGGAGGTATTTTCGTCAATTTACAACACAATCAAGCAAGTGTTCAAAT ATGTGCATGCATACACAGCTCATGTACCTTCTTTTGCTGATACATGGGGCTGGGTTATG GCCTCTGACCAACCATTCTGTCTTGATGCTGGAAAACTAGACAAGAAGATTGCAGAAAGAATTGAAGGGGAGCTTTTATATCTGAATGGTTCTTCATTCATAGCTTCCACCGTCTTGAATAAGACTGTTGCCTTAAC GCTGAAGAATGAGACTCACGTTTACACAGAAGAAGATGCAAGGTTCATCCATGGACATGGGATAAATTGGCTCAAGAAATCAATACCTTTTATATAG